The following proteins are co-located in the Myxocyprinus asiaticus isolate MX2 ecotype Aquarium Trade chromosome 44, UBuf_Myxa_2, whole genome shotgun sequence genome:
- the LOC127434305 gene encoding neuropilin and tolloid-like protein 1 isoform X3, with translation MVHGNRFLHVVAGLLMLGLSGATKKEAVKNNSGVQPAGQCGTWIKEPEGGLFTSPNYPNKYPPERECIYIIEAPPRQCIDLFFDEKYSIEPSWECKFDHIEVRDGPFGFSPIIGRYCGQQNPPYIRSSGRYLWIKFVADGELEAIGFSASYNFTADLLAFPRLRDAEL, from the exons ATGGTACATGGAAACAGGTTCCTTCACG TTGTTGCAGGTCTTCTCATGCTTGGGTTGTCTGGGGCAACAAAGAAGGAAGCAG TGAAAAACAATTCAGGGGTCCAGCCGGCAGGTCAGTGTGGAACGTGGATTAAAGAACCAGAGGGAGGCCTCTTCACCTCACCCAATTACCCAAACAAATATCCCCCAGAACGAGAATGCATCTATATCATTGAAG CTCCCCCGAGACAATGCATTGATCTTTTCTTTGATGAAAAGTATTCAATAGAGCCTTCATGGGAATGTAAATTTGACCATATTGAAGTCCGGGATGGGCCCTTTGGCTTTTCTCCAATAATTGGACGCTACTGCGGCCAGCAGAACCCTCCATATATCAGATCAAGTGGCCGCTACCTATGGATAAAATTTGTTGCTGATGGTGAATTGGAAGCCATAGGATTTTCTGCAAGCTACAATTTCACAGCAG